Proteins from a single region of Symphalangus syndactylus isolate Jambi chromosome 12, NHGRI_mSymSyn1-v2.1_pri, whole genome shotgun sequence:
- the RPL5 gene encoding large ribosomal subunit protein uL18 isoform X2 yields MGFVKVVKNKAYFKRYQVKFRRRREGKTDYYARKRLVIQDKNKYNTPKYRMIVRVTNRDIICQIAYARIEGDMIVCAAYAHELPKYGVKVGLTNYAAAYCTGLLLARRLLNRFGMDKIYEGQVEVTGDEYNVESIDGQPGAFTCYLDAGLARTTTGNKVFGALKGAVDGGLSIPHSTKRFPGYDSESKEFNAEVHRKHIMGQNVADYMRYLMEEDEDAYKKQFSQYIKNSVTPDMMEEMYKKAHAAIRENPVYEKKPKKEVKKKRWNRPKMSLAQKKDRVAQKKASFLRAQERAAES; encoded by the exons ATG ggGTTTGTTAAAGTTGTTAAGAATAAGGCCTACTTTAAGAGATACCAAGTGAAATTTAGAAGACGACGAG agggCAAAACTGATTATTATGCTCGGAAACGCTTGGTGatacaagataaaaataaatacaacacacCCAAATACAGGATGATAGTTCGTGTAACAAACAGAGATATCATTTGTCAG ATTGCTTATGCCCGTATAGAGGGGGATATGATAGTCTGCGCAGCATATGCACACGAACTGCCAAAATATGGTGTGAAGGTTGGCCTGACAAATTATGCTGCAGCATATTGTACTGGCCTGCTGCTGGCCCGCAGG CTTCTCAATAGGTTTGGCATGGACAAGATCTATGAAGGACAAGTGGAGGTGACTGGTGATGAATACAATGTGGAAAGCATTGATGGTCAGCCAGGTGCCTTCACCTGCTATTTGGATGCAGGCCTTGCCAGAACTACCACTGGCAATAAAGTTTTTGGTGCCCTGAAGGGAGCTGTGGATGGAGGCTTGTCTATCCCTCACAG TACCAAACGATTCCCTGGTTATGATTCTGAAAGCAAGGAATTTAATGCAGAAGTACACCGGAAGCACATCATGGGCCAGAATGTTGCAGATTACATGCGCTACTTAATGGAAGAAGATGAAGATGCTTACAAGAAACAGTTCTCTCAATACATAAAGAACAGCGTAACTCCAGACATG ATGGAGGAGATGTATAAGAAAGCTCATGCTGCTATACGAGAGAATCCGGTCTATGAAAAGAAGCCcaagaaagaagttaaaaagaagag GTGGAACCGTCCCAAAATGTCCCTTGCTCAGAAGAAGGATCGGGTAGCTCAAAAGAAGGCAAGCTTCCTCAGAGCTCAGGAGCGGGCTGCTGAGAGCTAA
- the RPL5 gene encoding large ribosomal subunit protein uL18 isoform X1, producing the protein MAAAWCANLGGGLAKKDSVSLDGGLGRRGFVKVVKNKAYFKRYQVKFRRRREGKTDYYARKRLVIQDKNKYNTPKYRMIVRVTNRDIICQIAYARIEGDMIVCAAYAHELPKYGVKVGLTNYAAAYCTGLLLARRLLNRFGMDKIYEGQVEVTGDEYNVESIDGQPGAFTCYLDAGLARTTTGNKVFGALKGAVDGGLSIPHSTKRFPGYDSESKEFNAEVHRKHIMGQNVADYMRYLMEEDEDAYKKQFSQYIKNSVTPDMMEEMYKKAHAAIRENPVYEKKPKKEVKKKRWNRPKMSLAQKKDRVAQKKASFLRAQERAAES; encoded by the exons ATGGCTGCCGCCTGGTGCGCGAACTTGGGGGGAGGGTTGGCGAAGAAGGATAGCGTGAGCTTGGACGGCGGATTGGGGAGAAGG ggGTTTGTTAAAGTTGTTAAGAATAAGGCCTACTTTAAGAGATACCAAGTGAAATTTAGAAGACGACGAG agggCAAAACTGATTATTATGCTCGGAAACGCTTGGTGatacaagataaaaataaatacaacacacCCAAATACAGGATGATAGTTCGTGTAACAAACAGAGATATCATTTGTCAG ATTGCTTATGCCCGTATAGAGGGGGATATGATAGTCTGCGCAGCATATGCACACGAACTGCCAAAATATGGTGTGAAGGTTGGCCTGACAAATTATGCTGCAGCATATTGTACTGGCCTGCTGCTGGCCCGCAGG CTTCTCAATAGGTTTGGCATGGACAAGATCTATGAAGGACAAGTGGAGGTGACTGGTGATGAATACAATGTGGAAAGCATTGATGGTCAGCCAGGTGCCTTCACCTGCTATTTGGATGCAGGCCTTGCCAGAACTACCACTGGCAATAAAGTTTTTGGTGCCCTGAAGGGAGCTGTGGATGGAGGCTTGTCTATCCCTCACAG TACCAAACGATTCCCTGGTTATGATTCTGAAAGCAAGGAATTTAATGCAGAAGTACACCGGAAGCACATCATGGGCCAGAATGTTGCAGATTACATGCGCTACTTAATGGAAGAAGATGAAGATGCTTACAAGAAACAGTTCTCTCAATACATAAAGAACAGCGTAACTCCAGACATG ATGGAGGAGATGTATAAGAAAGCTCATGCTGCTATACGAGAGAATCCGGTCTATGAAAAGAAGCCcaagaaagaagttaaaaagaagag GTGGAACCGTCCCAAAATGTCCCTTGCTCAGAAGAAGGATCGGGTAGCTCAAAAGAAGGCAAGCTTCCTCAGAGCTCAGGAGCGGGCTGCTGAGAGCTAA
- the DIPK1A gene encoding divergent protein kinase domain 1A isoform X2: MARSLCPGAWLRKPYYLQCDKYKTGVIDGPACNSLCVTETLYFGKCLSTKPNNQMYLGIWDNLPGVVKCQMEQAVHLDFGTELEPRKEIVLFDKPTRGTTVQKFKEMVYSLFKAKLGDQGNLSELVNLILTVADGDKDGQVSLGEAKSAWALLQLNEFLLMVILQDKEHTPKLMGFCGDLYVMESVEYTSLYGISLPWVIELFIPSGFRRSMDQLFTPSWPRKAKIAIGLLEFVEDVFHGPYGNFLMCDTSAKNLGYNDKYDLKMVDMRKIVPETNLKELIKDRHCESDLDCVYGTDCRTSCDQSTMKCTSEVIQPNLAKACQLLKDYLLRGAPSEIREELEKQLYSCIALKVTANQMEMEHSLILNNLKTLLWKKISYTNDS, translated from the exons TGTGACAAGTACAAGACTGGAGTTATTGATGGGCCTGCATGTAACAGCCTTTGTGTTACAGAAACTCTTTACTTTGGAAAATGCTTATCCACCAAGCCCAACAATCAG ATGTATTTAGGGATTTGGGATAATCTACCAGGTGTTGTGAAATGTCAAATGGAACAAGCAGTTCATCTTGATTTTGGAACTGAATTGGaaccaagaaaagaaatagtgCTATTTGATAAGCCAACTAGAGGAACTACTGtacagaaatttaaagaaatggTCTATAGTCTCTTTAAG GCAAAATTGGGTGACCAAGGAAACCTCTCTGAACTGGTTAATCTCATCTTGACGGTGGCTGATGGAGACAAAGATGGCCAGGTTTCCTTGGGAGAAGCAAAGTCAGCATGGGCACTTCTTCAACTGAATGAATTTCTTCTTATGGTGATACTTCAAGATAAGGAACATACCCCCAAATTAATGGGATTCTGTGGTGACCTCTATGTGATGGAAAGTGTTGAATATACCTCTCTTTATGGAATAAGCCTTCCTTGGGTCATTGAACTTTTTATTCCATCTGGGTTCAGAAGAAGCATGGATCAGCTGTTCACACCATCATGGCCAAGAAAGGCAAAAATAGCCATAGGACTTCTAGAATTTGTGGAAGATGTTTTCCATGGCCCCTACGGAAATTTCCTCATGTGCGATACTAGTGCCAAAAACCTAGGATATAATGATAAGTATGATTTGAAAATGGTGGATATGAGAAAAATTGTGCCAGAGACAAACCTGAAAGAACTTATTAAGGATCGTCACTGTGAGTCCGATTTGGACTGTGTCTATGGCACAGATTGTAGAACTAGCTGTGATCAGAGTACAATGAAGTGTACTTCAGAAGTGATACAACCAAACTTGGCAAAAGCTTGTCAGTTACTCAAAGACTACCTACTGCGTGGTGCTCCAAGTGAAATTCgtgaagaattagaaaagcagctTTATTCTTGTATTGCTCTCAAAGTCACAGCAAATCAAATGGAAATGGAACATTCTTTGATACTAAATAACCTAAAAACATTATTGTGGAAGAAAATTTCCTACACTAATGACTCTTAG